The Pseudomonas aeruginosa genome includes the window AAGGCGTGCCCGGCGGCACGGGGGCGGCGTTCGACTGGTCGCTGGTGCCGACCGACCTGGGCAAACCCCTGGTGCTGGCCGGCGGTCTGACGCCGGATAACGTCGGCAGGGCAGTCGAGCAGGTCAAGCCCTACGCGGTGGACGTCAGCGGTGGCGTCGAGGCGAGCAAGGGAATCAAGGATGCGGCGAGGGTCCGCGCGTTCGTGGACGCGGTGCGTTCGCGGCGCCGCGACGAGACATGATGTGACGACGGGCGGCCCGCCGCCGTCCACTAGCGTGTCGCCGTTTCCGCGACAACGCCCGGCCGCCGATAGGGAGGCCAGATATTTCGCGATAGCCGCTCGCCGGGTATCGCCCAGGTGACCGCGCAGGCGGGGGATGGGACAGGCCGCGAAACGTTTCGCAGCCGTGGGGCCCACCGCTGCCGGCGGTCACGAAGATGAATTTGCTCAGGGACGCCGTCACCGGATCGGTGCGGCCATCCCGACCTTGCACTGGAGAACAAAGAGCATGAGCAACTGGCTGGTAGACAAGCTGATCCCTTCCATCATGCGTTCCGAGTCCCAGAAGAGTTCGGTACCGGAAGGCCTGTGGCACAAATGCCCGTCCTGCGAAGCCGTGCTGTACCGTCCGGAGCTGGAAAAGACCCTGGATGTCTGCCCGAAGTGCGATCACCACATGCGCATCAACGCGCGTACCCGCCTGGACATCTTCCTCGATGAGGACGGTCGCGAGGAGCTGGGTGCCGACCTCGAGCCGGTGGACCGCCTGAAATTCCGCGACAGCAAGAAGTACAAGGATCGCCTCGCCGCGGCACAGAAGGACACTGGCGAGAAGGACGCGCTGATCGCCATGAGCGGCAAGCTGCAGGGCATGCCGGTGGTCGCCTGCGCCTTCGAGTTCTCCTTCATGGGCGGTTCGATGGGCGCCATCGTCGGCGAGCGCTTCGTTCGCGCAGCCAACGTCGCCCTGGAGAAGCGCTGCCCGCTGATCTGCTTCTCCGCCTCCGGCGGCGCGCGCATGCAGGAAGCGCTGATCTCGCTGATGCAGATGGCCAAGACCTCGGCGGTCCTGGCGCGCCTGCGCGAAGAAGGCATCCCGTTCGTCTCGGTATTGACCGACCCGGTCTACGGCGGCGTTTCCGCCAGCCTGGCGATGCTCGGCGACGTGATCGTCGGCGAACCCAAAGCGCTGATCGGCTTCGCCGGTCCCCGCGTGATCGAGCAGACCGTCCGCGAGAAGCTGCCGGAAGGCTTCCAGCGTAGCGAGTTCCTCCTCGAGCATGGCGCCATCGACATGATCGTGCATCGTGCCGAGTTGCGGCCGCGCCTGGCCAATCTGCTGTCGGCCTTCACTCATTCGCCGAGCCCCGTATCCGCATGACCCAGCGTTCCCTGGCCGATTGGCTGAGCTATCTCGAACAACTCCATCCGACGGCCATCGACATGGGCCTGGAGCGTTCCCGCGAGGTAGCGCGCCGGCTCGGCCTGGGAAGGCCGGCGAAACGCGTGGTCACCGTTACCGGGACCAACGGCAAGGGCTCCACCTGCGCCCTGCTCGCCGAACTGCTGCGTGAGCAGGGGTTGTCGGTCGGGGTCTACAGCTCGCCGCACCTGCTGCGCTACAACGAGCGGGTGCGGATCGACGGCATCGAGGCCGGCGATGCGCAACTGTGCGACGCCTTCTCCGCGGTGGAGGCCGCACGTGGCGAGATTTCCCTGACCTATTTCGAAATGGGCACGCTGGCCGCCTTCTGGCTGTTCGAGCGCGCCGGGCTGGACTTCGCGGTGCTGGAAGTCGGCCTTGGCGGGCGCCTGGATGCGGTCAACCTGATCGACGCCGACCTGGCGCTGATCACCAGCATCGGCCTGGACCATGCGGACTGGCTGGGCGATACCCGCGAAAGCGTGGCTTTCGAGAAAGCCGGTATCCTGCGCGCCGGCAAACCGGCCCTGTGCGGCGATCTCGATCCCCCGCAGCCATTGCTGGAGCAGGTGGCTGCGCTGGGGGCACCGCTTTACCTGCGCGGTCGCGACTACGACCTGGCGCTCGCCGATCATGGCTGGCACTGGCGCGGGCTGGCCGCGGACGGCCAGGCGCTGGCGCTGCACGATC containing:
- the accD gene encoding acetyl-CoA carboxylase, carboxyltransferase subunit beta, encoding MSNWLVDKLIPSIMRSESQKSSVPEGLWHKCPSCEAVLYRPELEKTLDVCPKCDHHMRINARTRLDIFLDEDGREELGADLEPVDRLKFRDSKKYKDRLAAAQKDTGEKDALIAMSGKLQGMPVVACAFEFSFMGGSMGAIVGERFVRAANVALEKRCPLICFSASGGARMQEALISLMQMAKTSAVLARLREEGIPFVSVLTDPVYGGVSASLAMLGDVIVGEPKALIGFAGPRVIEQTVREKLPEGFQRSEFLLEHGAIDMIVHRAELRPRLANLLSAFTHSPSPVSA
- the folC gene encoding bifunctional tetrahydrofolate synthase/dihydrofolate synthase, with protein sequence MTQRSLADWLSYLEQLHPTAIDMGLERSREVARRLGLGRPAKRVVTVTGTNGKGSTCALLAELLREQGLSVGVYSSPHLLRYNERVRIDGIEAGDAQLCDAFSAVEAARGEISLTYFEMGTLAAFWLFERAGLDFAVLEVGLGGRLDAVNLIDADLALITSIGLDHADWLGDTRESVAFEKAGILRAGKPALCGDLDPPQPLLEQVAALGAPLYLRGRDYDLALADHGWHWRGLAADGQALALHDLPLLGLPMENAALALQAYALLELPWQAERLAEALRRARVTGRLDRRDLSWNGQPRQLLLDVGHNPQAAQYLAQRLRAAAPRGRYLAVFGLLADKDLDGVLEPLTGLVQDWAVAPLPTPRSRPAAELEAALILRQVPASSHADIAAALDAQCAKATADDVILLFGSFYSVAEGLEWLARRTDKGE